The Syntrophobacterales bacterium region AGGCTATCCTCCAGCATTCTGAGACATTCGATAGCTTTTGTTCCATCCGGGGCGAGGGAGTAAGATTTCTTGTTATTCTGTTCAATGATTCCGGCTTCCTTTAACAGCTTTAGGTGAAATACGACTTTTGTGTGGTCGTCTATTTTCAACTCGCGAGTAATTTCCATTAGTTGCATATTCCCCCGGACGTGCAGCAGTTTGACGATGTTTCTCCGGATAGGATTGGCAAGCGAGCTCAAGGTGCGATCAAGGTCCGGATTGGCCAGGCAAAGTTCAAATTTTGCCTCCTCAAGCACGCGCCTGATGGTTGTCAGCAGGGTTTCGATCTTAAAGGGTTTGGAAATGTAATCGCTT contains the following coding sequences:
- a CDS encoding response regulator, which gives rise to MKKILIVDDDAEFRDNLTEALTEEGYQARSAASVQEAVERSETAAFDIILLDFMMPKISGLEALFTLRRVQPKAKVIMITAFSTVENAVEAIKKGASDYISKPFKIETLLTTIRRVLEEAKFELCLANPDLDRTLSSLANPIRRNIVKLLHVRGNMQLMEITRELKIDDHTKVVFHLKLLKEAGIIEQNNKKSYSLAPDGTKAIECLRMLEDSLQFR